One segment of Trypanosoma brucei brucei TREU927 chromosome 8, complete sequence DNA contains the following:
- a CDS encoding NAD dependent deacetylase, putative — MADRLAIFIKQCGLQRCVILTGAGCSTESGVPDYRGPNGLYRRPNFVPLTRQVFLSGSEHRKRYWARSMFGYNTVSGASCNDTHMGLYELYRAGVVNRLLTQNVDGLHHLAAHGGTGSKTVEAYAKYTSSNSGVLELHGNIHQVCCMQCGDVSPRRRLQQRLCEANYQLCRDYEAEFSEVRPDGDYEVPDRVVQAMQLVCCEHCGGLLKPHVVLFGENVPKECVREAYTAVRAASCLICLGTSLQVFSALRFVLAARESGVPIAIVTAGRTRADGLEELKVDTNSTAATMRGVVKQLLGFELGGTK, encoded by the coding sequence ATGGCTGACCGCCTTGCTATTTTCATTAAGCAATGCGGATTGCAACGGTGCGTGATCCTCACTGGTGCTGGTTGCAGTACCGAGAGCGGCGTGCCAGACTACCGAGGACCCAACGGTCTTTATCGCCGTCCGAACTTTGTGCCGCTGACGCGGCAGGTATTTCTTAGCGGCAGTGAACATCGGAAGCGCTACTGGGCCCGAAGCATGTTTGGTTATAACACCGTTAGCGGGGCAAGCTGCAATGACACGCATATGGGTCTGTATGAGTTGTATCGGGCCGGTGTTGTGAACCGGCTGCTGACGCAAAATGTGGATGGTCTCCATCACCTTGCAGCCCATGGAGGTACGGGGAGCAAAACTGTTGAAGCATACGCCAAATACACCTCCAGCAACTCTGGTGTGTTGGAGTTGCATGGGAACATACACCAGGTTTGCTGCATGCAGTGCGGTGATGTGAGTCCACGGCGGCGGCTTCAGCAACGGTTGTGTGAGGCCAATTACCAACTGTGTAGGGATTACGAGGCTGAATTTAGTGAAGTACGACCTGATGGCGACTACGAGGTCCCTGACCGTGTTGTGCAGGCCATGCAGCTTGTGTGCTGTGAGCATTGTGGTGGCTTGCTGAAACCAcacgttgttttgtttggcgAGAACGTACCTAAGGAGTGTGTCAGGGAGGCGTATACTGCTGTTCGCGCTGCTTCCTGCCTGATCTGCCTCGGGACGTCACTTCAAGTTTTCAGTGCCCTCCGCTTTGTGCTCGCTGCGCGCGAGAGCGGTGTGCCCATTGCTATTGTCACGGCGGGAAGGACGCGAGCTGACGGTTTGGAAGAGTTGAAGGTGGACACAAATAGCACAGCTGCCACAATGCGTGGGGTGGTGAAACAGCTCTTGGGGTTCGAGTTGGGCGGCACGAAGTAA
- a CDS encoding t-complex protein 1 gamma subunit, putative, with translation MQQQQPVIVLNQKMERQTGRKAQLNNIEAARVVSGLISSTLGPCAMLKMILDPMGGTVLTNDGNCILREIDVVHPAAKHMLELARAQDEEVGDGTTSVIILTGEILSLSKPLLERGIHPLKIVKGFSLALTDALAAIEKIATSIDPNDIKQLEEVVRACLGTKYNSHEDDLMCKMAVEATLRVVVENKVTGQKEVDIKRYAKIEKIPGGSVSDSVVLDGVMFNKDHIHPKMRRYIEKPRILLLDCPLEYKKPETTINVEVGQATDWELLLKQEEDYVRGLCQTIISFKPDVVITEKGASDLAAHFLHKAQITCIRRLRKTDNNRIARATGATIISRVAELTEDHIGHAGLMEIKKIGDEYFTFITGCTSGKACSVVLRGASKDTINEMERNLHDAMCVARNIILEPRVVYGASALEMYVSSYLMNRSKSITGVQQAAYQAVAMALEVVPRILTSNCGANVIRTVTELRARHAMPDGDYWGVDGTTGDIVDVRSLRVVEPAAVKVQALKTAIEAASMILRVDDVVSGTKLRHEKENKPAPAAAQGAADDEQGEAEAA, from the coding sequence atgcagcagcaacagcccGTCATTGTGCTCAACCAGAAGATGGAGCGGCAGACTGGCCGCAAGGCACAGTTGAACAACATCGAGGCAGCTCGTGTTGTCTCTGGTCTTATCAGTAGCACACTGGGACCGTGTGCTATGTTGAAGATGATCCTCGACCCAATGGGTGGCACAGTTCTCACCAACGATGGAAATTGCATCCTTCGTGAGATTGACGTCGTACACCCGGCAGCCAAACACATGTTGGAGCTCGCACGCGCCCAGGATGAGGAAGTGGGTGACGGGACCACGTCTGTTATTATCCTCACAGGTGAAATTCTCAGCCTTTCCAAACCGCTTCTTGAGCGCGGCATCCACCCACTGAAGATAGTGAAGGGATTTTCCCTTGCGCTTACGGATGCACTTGCCGCAATTGAGAAGATCGCCACATCTATTGACCCAAACGACATAAAGCAGTTGGAAGAGGTTGTTCGCGCTTGCCTTGGAACGAAGTACAATTCTCATGAGGACGACCTTATGTGTAAGATGGCTGTGGAGGCCACGTTACGTGTCGTGGTAGAGAACAAAGTGACCGGCCAAAAGGAAGTGGACATCAAGCGTTATGCCAAGATAGAGAAAATCCCAGGCGGATCTGTTTCTGATAGCGTTGTGCTCGATGGCGTGATGTTCAACAAGGACCATATTCATCCGAAGATGCGGCGCTACATTGAGAAGCCGCGCATTCTGCTGCTGGATTGTCCTCTGGAGTATAAGAAGCCGGAAACCACCATCAACGTCGAGGTTGGACAGGCCACTGACTGGGAACTGCTGCTCAAGCAAGAGGAGGACTACGTGCGCGGCCTCTGCCAGACcatcatttcctttaaaCCGGATGTTGTTATCACTGAGAAAGGTGCTTCGGACCTCGCGGCTCACTTCCTGCACAAGGCGCAGATCACGTGCATTCGCCGTTTGCGTAAGACTGACAACAATCGTATTGCACGTGCCACGGGTGCCACGATTATTAGTCGCGTGGCGGAGCTAACGGAGGACCACATCGGCCATGCAGGGTTGATGGAGATCAAGAAGATAGGGGACGAGTACTTCACATTCATCACCGGTTGCACATCTGGAAAGGCCTGCAGTGTAGTGCTGCGCGGAGCAAGCAAAGATACGATCAATGAGATGGAGCGCAACCTGCACGATGCCATGTGTGTTGCACGCAACATTATTCTTGAGCCACGTGTAGTGTACGGTGCGTCCGCGCTTGAAATGTACGTTTCCTCATACCTCATGAACCGTTCCAAGAGTATCACGGGGGTACAGCAGGCGGCGTATCAAGCCGTGGCAATGGCGTTGGAGGTTGTCCCACGCATTCTCACAAGCAATTGCGGGGCGAATGTAATCCGCACTGTAACGGAACTGCGCGCCCGCCACGCGATGCCCGACGGTGATTACTGGGGCGTCGATGGCACCACAGGTGACATTGTGGACGTGCGTTCCTTAAGGGTGGTAGAGCCGGCAGCGGTGAAGGTGCAGGCACTGAAGACGGCTATCGAGGCGGCGTCGATGATTCTTCGAGTGGATGATGTTGTGTCTGGAACCAAGCTTCGTCATGAGAAGGAGAACAAGCCGGCGCCAGCAGCCGCACAAGGAGCGGCTGATGACGAGCAAGGTGAGGCTGAAGCTGCCTAA